A stretch of DNA from Nonlabens ponticola:
GACAATGGAAGATCAATCTAATAGAAAAAGAAAATCCCGAATGGCTTGATCTGTATAAACCGCTGGATAAATAAACTACCGTCATGCTGAACTAATTTCAGCATCTCACAAGAGTCAAAATCTAGCACAGGCCCTGAAATAAATTCAGGGTGACAATAACAAAAACCTTGTCATGCTGAACTGGTTTCAGCATCTCTCGTAAGTCAGACTCTAGCACAGACCCTGAACCAAGTTCAGGGTGACAATCGTGAGTTTCTCTGTCATGCTGAACTGGTTTCAGCACCTCAACAAAGCAAGAGCATTGCACAGACCCTGAAATCAATTCAGGGTGACATTCAAAACCACCACTGTCATGCTGAACTGGTTTCAGCATCTCACCAATGAATAATTGCACCATCAAAACCGTACACCTTTTGTTAAACCTTACGGCTCATTTCACGATAATTATATTTTTGCGCTATACATATGTTGCATGAATCAGATTTACAAGATTGTCGCCACTTTACTACTGTTAATTATTCTCAGCGCCTGCGCAAGACGCGCCGTACAGATTTCAGGCGACCAAGTCAATATCCAGAACGAGAAGCCTTTCCAACGATTTTATCTTTTTGGAAATGTAGGTGTCAATGACCCAGACTCGCCAGCAGCCTTTGACGCGATGTTGCAGCATATTAATGAAAATTCAAAAAAAGATGATTATCTATTATTACTAGGAGATAATGTCCTTGCTAATTCTATCAGGAAAGATGATGAAGATAATAAGGATGCCAATCAATTTAAAAAGCAGCTAGAACAAATTGCCAAAATCGATATCAATACGCTCGTGCTACCAGGAGATCACGATTGGAATGACGAGGGCATGGACGGCCTCAAAAAGATAGAAGAGTTTACTGAGGAGTATCTGGATAACGACGAGGCTTTTCAACCAGAAAATGCCTGTCCATTAGAAGAATTAAACATAAGCGATCAAGTAGAAATGCTTATCGTGGATAGTCAATGGTATATTGAAGATTGGGATAAAAACCCCAACTTTAATGACGAGTGCGAGATCAACACAAGAGAAAAATTTATCAAAGTGTTGGCAGATGAATTGCGCAAGGCAAGACACAAAACAATTATACTCGCCATGCATCATCCTTTATATACCAATGGTGTACATGGTGGTCAATTGGGTATGCGTATGGTTACCACACCCAAACAGGAGAATGCCTACATTCCTGGATTGGGTTTTGCCTATAGTTTTGTACGCTCTCAGGCTGGTCTATTTCCGCAGGATAGATACAATCCATTGATGAATGATTTGATGCGCGAGATTGAAACCGCTGGATCTGGTATCGATAGACTATTGGTAGTATCGTCTCATGAGGAAAGTCTACAATACATAGATCGCGATAATATTAAGCAAGTAGTTTCTGGAGCGACCGTTTCTCAAAACATTGTCTCTTTAGGTAAAAAGGGAAAGTTTGCGGCTGGAAAAATAGGTTTCAGTGAGGTGCGCGTGTTTGAGGATCAAAGTTCGCAAGTATTGTTCTACTTAGTTGATGAGCAAGGTAATCTTGAGCAAGTATATTCTAACAAGCTTTTTGACGAGAAAAAACCTTATGATATTGATGGGATCACCGTCACTAATAAGGATGCCATCGCTGCCAGTATTTACAGCAAAGAAGAAACTGAAATGTCTGCAAAAGATGAGGAGTTTTACGGCAAGCATTACCGGGAACTTTACGGCATTGATGTCAAGGCACCAGTAGTAATGCTGGACACGCTATACGGTGGTTTGAGAGTTGAGCGGGCTGGTGGTGGTAATCAAACGCAAGGACTTAGACTAATAGGAAAAGGAGATCGCGAATACAACATGCGTGCACTTGAAAAGGATGCATTACAATTCTTAAAAAGCGCCGGTTTTAATGAGCTTGATGCCGAGAGATATTTTGGCGAGACGTTACCTCAAGAACTTATAAGGGATTTTTACACTTCAGCACATCCGTATGGCGCATTTGCAGTACCCAGATTAGCTGGCGCCATAAAACTTAATCATACACACCCTAAGTTATTCTGGATACCTAAGCAACCTGTTTTAGGTGATTTTAATGACATTCATGGTGATCGTTTATACATGATTGTGGAGAAACCAGATGATTCTTTTGACTCGCCACACATGTTCGGTTACAACAAAGACGTGGAGAGCACAGACGACTTGTTTGCTAAAATCAGGGAAGACGAGAAATATACGGTAGATGAGGAAATGTACATACGTGCTCGCGTATTTGACATGTTGCTAGGCGATTGGGATCGCCATGAGGATCAATGGCGCTGGGCAGAAATTAAAGATAGTGAAGACTCAGAGAAAAGTCGCTTTGTCGCGGTGCCGCGAGATCGTGATCAGGTTTTTGCTAGGTTTGATGGTAAACTATTGGAGTTTTTAAACAGCACCATTGGCGTGACTAAACAGTTCGGTAATTATGGACCTGACATTGAGCACATCAATGAATTCAGTCAGAGTGCTAAATATTTAGATCATGCCGTGCTACAAAGAACCACTCGCGAGGACTGGCTTACCGCTGTAAACTATATACAGAAGAATATAGATGAGAACGTGGTAAAAATGGCCTTTAACGAGATGCCAAAAGAAGTTAAAGATGACTTATGGCAACAGACTCAAGAAGATTTACTTGCTAGAAAATCAAATTTGGAAAACATTGTCAATCGCTATTATGATAACTTCATATTGTTTCAAACCTTGAAAGGAACTGACAAGGATGATATATTCTTCATTGAGCGTCTCGATAAGGAAACCACAGTAAAAGCCTACCGCAATAAGGATGGAGAAGCGGCAGATGTACTTTTTGAAAGAAGTTTTAAGGATAATAAAACTGAAGAAATTTGGATTTACGGTCTTGACGATGACGATGAGTTTACCATAAGCGGTTCTGGTAATTCAAAAATTCAAATAGTAATCGTTGGAGGAAAAGGCGATGATAAATACACTATTGAGAATGGCAAGAATGTAAAGATCTATGATTTTGAAAGTGAGAAGAATGAGGTTGAAAAACGAAACGGTGCTAGTGTCGTACTGCGCGATGATTATGATATTAATCATTACAACCATAGAAAAGCACCAACTAGCAAATTGGGTTTTGGTGCTCAGGTAACCTACAATCCTGATGACGGCGTGAGACCACAAATAAGCATTTCAAAATCAGTGTTGGGTTATGAACGCAATCCATACAGTTTAAAATATGGCATTGAGGCAGACTACAGATCCCTAACTCAAGCAGCCATTTTTCAAGGACATCTTGCCAAGGCAAATATTCTAGGTCACTGGAACCTGCGAGCAGATGCCTTGATCACGACAAACAATTATACCCAAAACTTCTTTGGTTACGGCAACAACACCACATTTGATGGCGACACAGATTTTGACGACAATCGCGTGCTAATGCAAAGACAAGAGGCGAGTCTTTCTATTTACAAGCATGGTGATTATGGTAGCGATTTCCAATTCGGTATCCAGTATAGAGGTATAGAGGTAGAACCTGATATCACCAGATCAGCATTAATTGATAACCAGCGAGATGATTATCTCGACTATACCTTTAAATATCTATTTGACAGCTACGACAACGAGCGTTTTAAGACTCGTGGTATGCATCTAGAAAACGTTTTGTCCTTTACAGACAATCTGGCAAATGGCGAGAATTTTTTGAGCATAGATCCATCACTAACCTTTTGGAATGCCCTTGATGATGAACGCAAATTGATTGTGCAGTCTCGAGTTGCTGGACAATTGCGCATAGGTGATGAGCCAGTGTTTTATCAAGCTGCAAGATTAGGAGCAGATCGTGGTTTACGAAGTTATAGACAAGATAGATTTACAGGAAATTATGCGGCTAATGCCAGCCTTGATTTGAAGTATGATGCCAGACCTATTAAAACCAAATTACTGCCATTATACTGGATGCCGTTTATAGGAGTAGATGCAGGACGAGTGTGGATCACTGGTGAATCTAGTGATAGGATCCACTATAGTTACGGCGGTGGTGCGCATTTATCACTAACAGGACTAGGTAGGATAGAGGCAACTTATTTCCATGGACCAGAAGGTGGTCGATTGGGCGTCGGGCTATTTTTGGGATTCTAGAAATTAGGATCCATTGCCTGAATCATAAAGATTGCTGGACGTTTGTGTAGATCTACCTTGTGGCTTTTCCAGGCCCGGGCAGCCATGGTTTTTATAAATTCATTGGGCAAGGTGATATCACAAGCCACACTTATTTGAGTGTCAGGATGCAGGCTATTGCTCAGTTCTTCAAGCATCTTATTGTTGCGATAAGGCGTCTCAATGAATAATTGAGCCTGTTCTTCACTGCGCGAACGTTTTTCTAACTGTTGTATTTTATTCTTGCGTTCTTTGGAATCGATGGGTAAGTACCCATTAAAGGCAAAATTCTGACCGCTCAAACCACTTGACATTACCGCCATTAAGATAGAGCTAGGACCTACCAGCGGTTGTACTCTAATTCCTTTTTCATGGGCAATGCGCACGATATCTGCACCAGGATCAGCAACGCCTGGGACGCCAGCCTCACTCATCAATCCCATGGTTTTACCTTGTAGGCACGGTTCTAAAAAGCTGGGCAGCTCGCTGGCATCGGTAAATTTATTGAGAACGGAAAAGGATAATTCTGATTGCTTTTTTGAAGGTACCAGCTTTTTAATGGCACGGCGTGCCGTTTTTTCGTTCTCTACAATATAATGATCCACAGCTTCCACGACCTTTTTCACGCTCATGGGCAACACTTCCAATGGATTTATATCGCCTAAGGTTACAGGAATCAAGAATAATCTACCGCCAAAATCAGCCATGTCAATAAGTGTTTATACTAACAAATATAAGTGGTGTGTGAATATGATTTTAAAAGGTTACGCTTTCGCGAAAGCGTAATCAACCAACTACAATTCAACAACGCGACGTACGGCCTTGTGTCTCAGGAAAGAGCGGACTATATGCCTAACGTTTGCGGCGTCATCGATTGGTGTAAGCAGATTTCTCAAAATATCGGGATCAGTAAACTGTAGTTGCAGATCAACAAACGAATATCCCTTAACCTCGCCATTTTCTATGAGAATGGCACTACGCTCGGTAGCAGTGCGGCCGCGATCGATCAATATTTGATTGACAGTGTCAAACCTTAGTTCTTCTATAAGCGATTGTGCTCGCTCATTATATTGCGCGGGCGTTTCCTTTCCTGTACAGGCTCCTAGGCATGAGGTGTCCTCTTGATCTATGCACGGGCCGTTGGCGCTATTAATGCCAGAGAATGTCGCGCATAGCTCATACTCCTCTACTTTTTTACCCAAAAAAGTTCTAGCAGCCTTGACATTTGAAAAAGTCATGAGATACTTGCTGTCCTGTCTCGTTGACTTGACATGAAACCTGATGTAGCCTGCACCATCAACGCTCGTATAAATACCATGACTAAAGATATTACCCTTAATTTTTCTGTTTTGGCTAGGTTGGTGCTTTTTAAGCTCGATGTATTCCTTAATGTTTGCAATAAGATCATTACCAGTTTTTTCAAACGTGATATCGTCAACTAGTTTTCTTAGGGTAATAGATTTGCGCTGCGAGCTGGTAAAATGCTGTCTCACGCGCTTTCTCATATTACGCGCTTTTCCTATGTAAATGATTTGCTTTTGATCATTGTAGAAATATAGCACACCAGTGGTTGATGGTACCTTTTCTATTAGTGCCTTGTGGTCTGCATCTACGGTGATGCGAGGCATGGTCTTTAGACTCTGCTGTATAATCTGCTTATCTAGATCTTTATCCAGCAATAATTTAAAAAGTTTTACTGTGGCAAGTGCGTCACCAGTGGCGCGATGTCTATCAGTAATTGGGATGCCTAGTGATTTAACCAGCTTTCCCAAGCTATAACTCTCTTGTTCTGGCAGCAGTTTTTGAGCAACTTCTACTGTGCACAACGTTGGAATATCAAATTTGTATCCCAGTCGATCAAATTCCAGTCGCAACATACGATTGTCAAACTCGGCATTGTGAGCGACAAGCGTTGCATCCTTAGTAATTTCTAAAATGCGCTTTGCAACCTCATAGAATTTGGGTGCTTTTACAAGCATCTTATTATTGATGCCCGTGAGTTTGACTACAAATGGTTGTATGGGTTGTTCTGGATTGATCAAGCTTGCAAATTGATCTACAATGTCATGACCGTCAAACCTGTAGATCGCAATCTCAGTAATTCCTTCTTCATTATAAGCGCCACCTGTGGACTCTACATCAATTATTGCGTACAAATACTATTATTTAAACTTGGGTAGATTAATATGTCAAATGTAATGATATAAAAGCGTTTAACTAAAGCAAAAAAGCAGCCCATCGGGCTGCTCCTTATTTTTAATTATGAGTTGAAAATCAAATTTTCTCGCCATAAATCTTATCGTATAAATCCTTGTAACGCTCCTTAATGTTGCGACGTTTCAACTTCATGGTAGGAGTGAGGTGCTCTTCTTCTATACTCCATACCTCAGGAGTAAGTTCAAATCGCTTGACGCGTTCCCACTTACCAAATTTCTCATTGTGCTCATCGATCTCGCGCTGGTAACGTTCCAATACGCGTTCATTTGATATAAGATCGCTAATGTCGTTGTAGTTTACTCCCTTACGTTTTGCCCAGTCTTCAAGAAATTCAAAGTTAGGCTGGATCAAGGCTGCAGGCATTTTCTCGCCTTCACCTACTACCATGATCTGCTCTATGAATCGACTTTGTTTCATTGTGTTCTCTATGAGTTGTGGCGCCACATATTTTCCACCAGAGGTTTTGAACATCTCTTTTTTGCGATCTGTAATACGCAGGAATCCATCGCTGTCAATCTCACCTATATCACCAGTGTGAAAATATCCATTCTCATCGATAGCTTCTCTAGTTTTCTCTTCATCCTTATAGTAACCCAACATGCGCTGTGGACCATTAATGATGATCTCGCCATCTTCGGCGATTTTCACATCCGTATCCGGTAGTGGTTTACCTACGGTTCCTATTTTAAAACCACCTTCTCGCATATCATTCACTGATACTACTGGACTGGTCTCGGTAAGACCGTAACCTTCCATCACTGGAACGCCAGCCGCGTTAAATACACGTGCTAGCCTAGGTTGCAAGGCTGCGCTACCACTAGCAATAGCTTTCAAGTTACCACCTAATGCTTCTTGCCATTTTGAGAAGATTAATTTTTTGGCGATGCCCAATTTCTTTTCATACCACCAGCCGTTCTTGCCGTATGGTTCCCATTCCAGTCCTAGTTCTACAGCCCAGAAGAATAGTTTTTTCTTGACGCCTTCAAGATCTGCGCCTTTGGCGATGATTTTATCATATACTTTTTCCAGCAGGCGCGGTACAGCACTCATTACTTCTGGCTGTACTTCTTTCAAGTTATCAGATATGGTCTCTAGTGACTCTGCAAAGTATATTCCTGAACCTGTGTAGATATAGAGGTACTGCAACATACGCTCATAAATATGGCATACTGGTAAAAAACTTAAGGCCTTGGATTTACCTAATTCGATAGGCAACCTAGTCTCTGAATACATAGCATTACTGGCGATGTTTTTATGCGATAGCATCACGCCTTTAGGACGT
This window harbors:
- a CDS encoding metallophosphoesterase yields the protein MNQIYKIVATLLLLIILSACARRAVQISGDQVNIQNEKPFQRFYLFGNVGVNDPDSPAAFDAMLQHINENSKKDDYLLLLGDNVLANSIRKDDEDNKDANQFKKQLEQIAKIDINTLVLPGDHDWNDEGMDGLKKIEEFTEEYLDNDEAFQPENACPLEELNISDQVEMLIVDSQWYIEDWDKNPNFNDECEINTREKFIKVLADELRKARHKTIILAMHHPLYTNGVHGGQLGMRMVTTPKQENAYIPGLGFAYSFVRSQAGLFPQDRYNPLMNDLMREIETAGSGIDRLLVVSSHEESLQYIDRDNIKQVVSGATVSQNIVSLGKKGKFAAGKIGFSEVRVFEDQSSQVLFYLVDEQGNLEQVYSNKLFDEKKPYDIDGITVTNKDAIAASIYSKEETEMSAKDEEFYGKHYRELYGIDVKAPVVMLDTLYGGLRVERAGGGNQTQGLRLIGKGDREYNMRALEKDALQFLKSAGFNELDAERYFGETLPQELIRDFYTSAHPYGAFAVPRLAGAIKLNHTHPKLFWIPKQPVLGDFNDIHGDRLYMIVEKPDDSFDSPHMFGYNKDVESTDDLFAKIREDEKYTVDEEMYIRARVFDMLLGDWDRHEDQWRWAEIKDSEDSEKSRFVAVPRDRDQVFARFDGKLLEFLNSTIGVTKQFGNYGPDIEHINEFSQSAKYLDHAVLQRTTREDWLTAVNYIQKNIDENVVKMAFNEMPKEVKDDLWQQTQEDLLARKSNLENIVNRYYDNFILFQTLKGTDKDDIFFIERLDKETTVKAYRNKDGEAADVLFERSFKDNKTEEIWIYGLDDDDEFTISGSGNSKIQIVIVGGKGDDKYTIENGKNVKIYDFESEKNEVEKRNGASVVLRDDYDINHYNHRKAPTSKLGFGAQVTYNPDDGVRPQISISKSVLGYERNPYSLKYGIEADYRSLTQAAIFQGHLAKANILGHWNLRADALITTNNYTQNFFGYGNNTTFDGDTDFDDNRVLMQRQEASLSIYKHGDYGSDFQFGIQYRGIEVEPDITRSALIDNQRDDYLDYTFKYLFDSYDNERFKTRGMHLENVLSFTDNLANGENFLSIDPSLTFWNALDDERKLIVQSRVAGQLRIGDEPVFYQAARLGADRGLRSYRQDRFTGNYAANASLDLKYDARPIKTKLLPLYWMPFIGVDAGRVWITGESSDRIHYSYGGGAHLSLTGLGRIEATYFHGPEGGRLGVGLFLGF
- a CDS encoding SAM-dependent methyltransferase — translated: MADFGGRLFLIPVTLGDINPLEVLPMSVKKVVEAVDHYIVENEKTARRAIKKLVPSKKQSELSFSVLNKFTDASELPSFLEPCLQGKTMGLMSEAGVPGVADPGADIVRIAHEKGIRVQPLVGPSSILMAVMSSGLSGQNFAFNGYLPIDSKERKNKIQQLEKRSRSEEQAQLFIETPYRNNKMLEELSNSLHPDTQISVACDITLPNEFIKTMAARAWKSHKVDLHKRPAIFMIQAMDPNF
- a CDS encoding exonuclease domain-containing protein; this translates as MYAIIDVESTGGAYNEEGITEIAIYRFDGHDIVDQFASLINPEQPIQPFVVKLTGINNKMLVKAPKFYEVAKRILEITKDATLVAHNAEFDNRMLRLEFDRLGYKFDIPTLCTVEVAQKLLPEQESYSLGKLVKSLGIPITDRHRATGDALATVKLFKLLLDKDLDKQIIQQSLKTMPRITVDADHKALIEKVPSTTGVLYFYNDQKQIIYIGKARNMRKRVRQHFTSSQRKSITLRKLVDDITFEKTGNDLIANIKEYIELKKHQPSQNRKIKGNIFSHGIYTSVDGAGYIRFHVKSTRQDSKYLMTFSNVKAARTFLGKKVEEYELCATFSGINSANGPCIDQEDTSCLGACTGKETPAQYNERAQSLIEELRFDTVNQILIDRGRTATERSAILIENGEVKGYSFVDLQLQFTDPDILRNLLTPIDDAANVRHIVRSFLRHKAVRRVVEL
- a CDS encoding AMP-dependent synthetase/ligase; this translates as MQFKRLFDFPYYQLEKFPRPDALVTKKNGQWVKTSTQEFVDQARAVSRGLIKMGVKQNDKIALISTVNRTEWNIMDIGIMQTGAQDVPIYPTISEDEYAYVLNHSESQYVFVSDQEVYDKVMAIKDQVESLKEVYSFDDIPGCRSWEEVKELGKSKEDDDSLTIIMESIKEDDLATLIYTSGTTGRPKGVMLSHKNIASNAMYSETRLPIELGKSKALSFLPVCHIYERMLQYLYIYTGSGIYFAESLETISDNLKEVQPEVMSAVPRLLEKVYDKIIAKGADLEGVKKKLFFWAVELGLEWEPYGKNGWWYEKKLGIAKKLIFSKWQEALGGNLKAIASGSAALQPRLARVFNAAGVPVMEGYGLTETSPVVSVNDMREGGFKIGTVGKPLPDTDVKIAEDGEIIINGPQRMLGYYKDEEKTREAIDENGYFHTGDIGEIDSDGFLRITDRKKEMFKTSGGKYVAPQLIENTMKQSRFIEQIMVVGEGEKMPAALIQPNFEFLEDWAKRKGVNYNDISDLISNERVLERYQREIDEHNEKFGKWERVKRFELTPEVWSIEEEHLTPTMKLKRRNIKERYKDLYDKIYGEKI